The following coding sequences lie in one Oryctolagus cuniculus chromosome 7, mOryCun1.1, whole genome shotgun sequence genomic window:
- the GFI1 gene encoding zinc finger protein Gfi-1 isoform X2, with product MPRSFLVKSKKAHSYHQPRSPGPDYSLRLENVPAPGRPDSTSSAGGAKAEPGDHLSPESQQTEAPDRVSTSPDSCEGSVCDRSSEFEDFWRPPSPSVSPASEKSVCQSLDEAQPFPLSFKPYSWSGLAGSDLRHLVQSYRPCAALERGAELGLFCERAREPGHPAALYGPERATGGAGSGAPGGCGAGGGGGSSGAGLGLYGDFGPTAAGLLERPHAAAAGLYPERGHELLADKGAGVKVESELLCTRLLLGGGSYKCIKCSKERSFDCKICGKSFKRSSTLSTHLLIHSDTRPYPCQYCGKRFHQKSDMKKHTFIHTGEKPHKCQVCGKAFSQSSNLITHSRKHTGFKPFGCDLCGKGFQRKVDLRRHRETQHGLK from the exons ATGCCGCGCTCATTCCTCGTCAAGAGCAAGAAGGCTCACAGCTACCACCAGCCGCGCTCCCCGGGACCAGATTATTCCCTGCGTTTGGAGAATGTACCTGCGCCAGGCCGACCAG ACAGCACTTCCAGTGCAGGCGGGGCGAAGGCGGAGCCCGGGGACCATTTGTCCCCCGAGTCGCAGCAAACCGAGGCCCCCGACAGAGTCTCCACGTCCCCGGACAGCTGCGAAGGCAGCGTCTGCGATCGGAGCTCGGAGTTTGAGGATTTCTGGAGGCCTCCGTCGCCTTCCGTGTCTCCAG CCTCGGAGAAGTCAGTGTGCCAGTCGCTGGACGAAGCCCAGCCCTTCCCCCTGTCTTTCAAGCCGTACTCGTGGAGCGGCTTGGCTGGCTCCGACCTGAGGCACCTGGTGCAGAGCTACCGGCCGTGCGCGGCCCTGGAGCGTGGCGCCGAGCTAGGCCTCTTCTGCGAGCGCGCTCGAGAGCCGGGCCACCCTGCAGCGCTGTACGGCCCGGAGCGGGCTACCGGCGGCGCGGGGAGCGGGGCGCCAGGGGGCTGCGGcgcaggaggcggcggcggcagcagcggcgcGGGCCTGGGGCTCTATGGCGACTTCGGGCCCACGGCGGCGGGACTGTTGGAGCGGCCCCATGCAGCGGCAGCCGGGCTGTACCCAGAGCGAGGCCACGAGCTGCTGGCGGACAAGGGCGCTGGCGTCAAGGTGGAGTCAGAGCTGCTGTGCACCCGCCTGCTGCTGGGCGGCGGCTCCTACAAGTGCATCAAGTGCAGCAAG GAACGGAGCTTTGACTGTAAGATCTGCGGCAAGAGCTTTAAGAGGTCGTCCACCTTGTCCACACACCTGCTCATCCACTCAGACACCCGGCCCTACCCCTGCCAGTACTGCGGCAAGCGCTTCCACCAGAAGTCAGACATGAAAAAGCACACCTTCATCCACACAG gTGAGAAGCCCCACAAGTGCCAGGTGTGTGGCAAAGCCTTCAGCCAGAGCTCCAACCTCATCACCCACAGCCGCAAGCACACGGGCTTCAAGCCCTTTGGCTGTGACCTGTGCGGGAAGGGCTTCCAGAGGAAGGTGGACCTCCGGCGGCACCGGGAGACGCAGCACGGGCTCAAATGA
- the GFI1 gene encoding zinc finger protein Gfi-1 isoform X1 codes for MPRSFLVKSKKAHSYHQPRSPGPDYSLRLENVPAPGRPDSTSSAGGAKAEPGDHLSPESQQTEAPDRVSTSPDSCEGSVCDRSSEFEDFWRPPSPSVSPASEKSVCQSLDEAQPFPLSFKPYSWSGLAGSDLRHLVQSYRPCAALERGAELGLFCERAREPGHPAALYGPERATGGAGSGAPGGCGAGGGGGSSGAGLGLYGDFGPTAAGLLERPHAAAAGLYPERGHELLADKGAGVKVESELLCTRLLLGGGSYKCIKCSKVFSTPHGLEVHVRRSHSGTRPFACEMCGKTFGHAVSLEQHKAVHSQERSFDCKICGKSFKRSSTLSTHLLIHSDTRPYPCQYCGKRFHQKSDMKKHTFIHTGEKPHKCQVCGKAFSQSSNLITHSRKHTGFKPFGCDLCGKGFQRKVDLRRHRETQHGLK; via the exons ATGCCGCGCTCATTCCTCGTCAAGAGCAAGAAGGCTCACAGCTACCACCAGCCGCGCTCCCCGGGACCAGATTATTCCCTGCGTTTGGAGAATGTACCTGCGCCAGGCCGACCAG ACAGCACTTCCAGTGCAGGCGGGGCGAAGGCGGAGCCCGGGGACCATTTGTCCCCCGAGTCGCAGCAAACCGAGGCCCCCGACAGAGTCTCCACGTCCCCGGACAGCTGCGAAGGCAGCGTCTGCGATCGGAGCTCGGAGTTTGAGGATTTCTGGAGGCCTCCGTCGCCTTCCGTGTCTCCAG CCTCGGAGAAGTCAGTGTGCCAGTCGCTGGACGAAGCCCAGCCCTTCCCCCTGTCTTTCAAGCCGTACTCGTGGAGCGGCTTGGCTGGCTCCGACCTGAGGCACCTGGTGCAGAGCTACCGGCCGTGCGCGGCCCTGGAGCGTGGCGCCGAGCTAGGCCTCTTCTGCGAGCGCGCTCGAGAGCCGGGCCACCCTGCAGCGCTGTACGGCCCGGAGCGGGCTACCGGCGGCGCGGGGAGCGGGGCGCCAGGGGGCTGCGGcgcaggaggcggcggcggcagcagcggcgcGGGCCTGGGGCTCTATGGCGACTTCGGGCCCACGGCGGCGGGACTGTTGGAGCGGCCCCATGCAGCGGCAGCCGGGCTGTACCCAGAGCGAGGCCACGAGCTGCTGGCGGACAAGGGCGCTGGCGTCAAGGTGGAGTCAGAGCTGCTGTGCACCCGCCTGCTGCTGGGCGGCGGCTCCTACAAGTGCATCAAGTGCAGCAAG GTGTTCTCCACTCCGCACGGGCTCGAGGTGCACGTGCGCAGGTCCCACAGCGGCACGAGACCCTTTGCCTGCGAGATGTGCGGCAAGACCTTCGGGCACGCGGTGAGCCTGGAGCAGCACAAAGCCGTGCACTCGCAG GAACGGAGCTTTGACTGTAAGATCTGCGGCAAGAGCTTTAAGAGGTCGTCCACCTTGTCCACACACCTGCTCATCCACTCAGACACCCGGCCCTACCCCTGCCAGTACTGCGGCAAGCGCTTCCACCAGAAGTCAGACATGAAAAAGCACACCTTCATCCACACAG gTGAGAAGCCCCACAAGTGCCAGGTGTGTGGCAAAGCCTTCAGCCAGAGCTCCAACCTCATCACCCACAGCCGCAAGCACACGGGCTTCAAGCCCTTTGGCTGTGACCTGTGCGGGAAGGGCTTCCAGAGGAAGGTGGACCTCCGGCGGCACCGGGAGACGCAGCACGGGCTCAAATGA